A stretch of Macadamia integrifolia cultivar HAES 741 chromosome 7, SCU_Mint_v3, whole genome shotgun sequence DNA encodes these proteins:
- the LOC122083863 gene encoding cyclin-U4-1: MAMAEIENPNEMPRVITFLSSLLQRVAESNDVNRRLEQQKISVFHGLTRPTISIQSYLERISKYANCSPSCFVVAYVYLDRFAQRQPSLPINSFNVHRLLITSVMVSAKFLDDMYYNNAYYAKVGGISTTEMNFLEVDFLFGLSFHLNVTPTTFHTYCSFLQREMILLEPPLNLGRSLKLHCSFSEDESTHQKQQLAV, from the exons ATGGCGATGGCTGAGATCGAAAACCCTAATGAGATGCCCAGGGTCAtcaccttcctctcttctttgcttcagAGAGTGGCCGAATCAAACGATGTGAACCGGCGTTTGGAGCAGCAGAAGATCTCGGTCTTCCATGGCCTCACTCGACCCACCATTTCAATACAGAGCTACCTGGAGAGGATCTCGAAATACGCAAATTGCAGCCCTTCTTGCTTCGTTGTTGCTTATGTTTATCTGGATCGGTTTGCACAGAGGCAGCCTTCGTTGCCTATCAATTCATTCAATGTTCATCGATTGCTCATCACCAGTGTCATGGTCTCTGCCAAATTCTTGGATGACAT GTATTACAACAATGCTTACTATGCAAAAGTTGGAGGGATAAGCACAACAGAGATGAACTTCCTTGAGGTGGATTTCCTGTTTGGTTTGAGCTTCCACTTAAATGTGACACCCACGACCTTCCACACCTACTGTTCTTTCCTCCAAAGAGAGATGATCCTCCTGGAACCTCCTCTAAATCTAGGGAGATCTTTAAAGCTCCATTGTAGCTTCAGTGAAGATGAATCCACTCACCAAAAACAACAACTAGCTGTTTAA